A genomic segment from Lasioglossum baleicum chromosome 5, iyLasBale1, whole genome shotgun sequence encodes:
- the LOC143208877 gene encoding histone H2A-like: MSGRGKGSKVKSKAKSRSSRAGLQFPVSRIHRMLRKGHYAERVGSGAPVYLAAVIEYLAAEVLELTGNAARDNKKSRIVPRHVQLAIRNDEELNKLLSGVTITQGGVLPNIQVALLPKKTDKKA; this comes from the coding sequence AAAAGGTAGCAAAGTTAAGTCAAAGGCGAAGTCCCGCTCTAGCCGAGCTGGATTGCAGTTTCCGGTGAGTCGCATTCATCGAATGCTGAGGAAAGGTCATTATGCGGAACGCGTGGGTTCTGGTGCACCGGTTTATCTGGCTGCGGTCATCGAGTACTTGGCTGCCGAGGTGTTGGAATTGACTGGAAACGCAGCTAGGGACAACAAAAAATCCAGAATTGTTCCGCGACACGTCCAGTTGGCTATACGCAACGACGAAGAGCTGAACAAACTGCTGTCTGGCGTCACCATCACGCAAGGAGGTGTGCTGCCCAACATCCAGGTCGCCCTCCTGCCTAAGAAGACCGACAAAAAAGCTTGA